A stretch of DNA from Mycobacterium senriense:
TTGGGCAACTTCCTGGTCGCCTATCGAGCGTAAGCGCCCGCGCGGCCGCCTCTACTCTCGACCGGGTGACGCACTCCCACTCGCACAGCATGCCGTCGGGCCCGTCAGCCGTTGATCCGTTGCCCGCCAGGGTTGTCGTCGGGTTACTGATCGCGATCGGCGTGGCGGTGGCCGTCGGCGCCATCGTGCTATGGCCCAGCCGACAGCACGTCGACATCCCGATGCCGCTGCAGAACGCGGCCGGCGGCGCGGTGAGCACACAGGCCGGGCACGTGCTGTCCAGCGGAACGGGCGACTGCGGCAGCCCGTCGGTCAGCCAGGTCCTCACCGGCGCGCCGCAGCAGGCGACGCCGGGCGCGGGACGCTGTGTCTTGACCCAGGTCTCGATCGATTCCGGCCCCAACGCCGGGGCCCAGACGCTGCTGGAGTCCTCTCCCGGCCCCGGCCAACCGAAATTCGCGGTGGGCGACCACATTCGGCTGGTGCGGCAGGTCGACGACCAGGGCGCCACCAGCTACGCGTTCTACGACTTCGAACGCGGCTGGGCGCTGGTCGGTTTGGCGATCGCGTTCGCGGTGGTCATCGTGGCGGTGGCGCGCTGGCGCGGGCTGCTCGCGCTGGTGGGCATCGTGGTCGCGTTCTTGGTGCTGGTGATGTTCCTGCTGCCGGCGCTGCGCGACGGCGCACCCGCGGTCCCGGTGGCGCTGGTGGCGTCGGCGGCCATCCTGTACGCGGTCATCTACCTCGCGCACGGGGTCAGCTTGCGGACCAGCGCCGCGCTGCTGGGCACCCTGTCGGCGCTGCTGTTGGCCGCCGGATTGTCCTGGGCGGCAATACAGCTGGCACAGCTGACCGGGCTGTCCGACGAGCAGAACAGCACCGTCAGCGCGTATCTGGGCAATGTGTCGATCGGCGGCCTGCTGCTCGCCGGGTTCATCATCGGATCCCTGGGTGTGCTCAACGACGTGACGGTGACGCAGGCCTCGACGGTGTTCGAGCTCGCCCACCTCGGCGGCACGCGGCGGGCCATCTTTCTGGGTGCCATCCGGGTGGGCCGCGATCACATCGCCAGCACGGTCTACACGCTGGTGCTGGCTTACGCCGGCAGTTCGCTGCCGTTGCTGTTGCTGTTCAGCGTCGCCAACCGGTCGTTGACCGACGTGTTGACCAGCGAGAGCGTGGCCATCGAGATCGCCCGCTCGGCGGTGGGCGGCATGGCGCTGGCGCTGTCGGTGCCGCTGACGACGGCGATCGCCGCGGTGCTGGCCAAACCTAGTGAAAGCGGCTCCGCTCCAACAGATCCAGCAGATAGCCGCCGTAGCCGGACTTGAGCAGGCCGTGCGCGCGCTCGGCCAGCTTCTCGTCGGTGATCCAGCCTCGCCGCCACGCCACTTCCTCGGGCACGCTGACCTTCAGGCCCTGCCGTCGCTCCAGGGTGCGCACGAAATCGCTGGCGTCCAGCAACGAGTCGAACGTCCCGGTGTCCAGCCACGCCGTGCCGCGGGCCATCACCTCGACCGAGAGCCGGCCCCGGTTCAGATAGATCTGGTTGACCTCGGTGATCTCGTACTCGCCGCGGGCCGATTTCTTCAGACCCTTGGCGATTTCGATCACGTCGTTGTCGTAAAAGTACAGACCCGGCACCGCGTAGTTGGATTTCGGCGTCTTGGGCTTCTCCTCCAGCGACAGCGCCCTGCCGTCGTCGCTGAACTCGACGACACCGTATGCCGACGGGTTGGCCACCCAGTACGCGAAAACCGCTCCCCCGCTGATGGATTGGAAGCGGCTCAGGCTGGTGCCCAGCCCCGGGCCGTAGAAGATGTTGTCTCCCAACACCAAAGCCACCGACTCGTTGCCGATGTGATCGGCGCCCAGCACGAAGGCCTGGGCCAGACCGTCTGGGTTTTCCTGCGTCACGTAGGTGATGTTGACGCCGAACTGTGAGCCGTCGGCCAGCAGCCGCTGGAATCCGGGCGCGTCGTGCGGGGTGGTGATCACCAGGATGTCGCGGATTCCGGCCATCATCAGGGTGGACAGCGGGTAGTAGACCATCGGTTTGTCGTAGACCGGCAGCAGCTGCTTACTGATGCCCGTGGTGATCGGATGCAGGCGGGTGCCCGACCCGCCGGCCAGGATGATTCCGCGCATGGACAGCTCCTAATGCCCCGATGGGCCTATTCGACGGCGTCGGACTCGGTGAGCTCGGTGGCCGCCAGCGCCGACGCCAAACTGTCGTGCCGGAACACCGAGGTGACGTGGTCGTGGACGACGCGGAACGCCAGCGCGTTGGTGGCCTCCCCGGGCCCGTCGGCGCTGCCCAGTTTTTGTTCGACGACGACGACGCCGTCGTGCACATACATCTGGCCGAGCTGCGTGTTGGTCCGGTGCGACGAGGCCCAGTTGCGCAGCGCCTCGTGGCCCTGCGCGGCACCGTGCGCGTCGCCGATCTCGATGTCGTCGCTGGATAACGCGGTCAACGTGTCGATGTCGGCGGTGTCGAGGGCGTCGTGCCATGCCAGAACGGTGGCGATCTCCGATGTGGTCATGGTGTGCAAGTTACCGTGCGGGCTCGCGGCTAGAGAGGCGTACGGTCCAACCAGCGCTTCCACACGGCGTCGTCGCCGAACAGCTCGACGCCCGTGTCGGACAGCGGCCGCCGGCGCAGGATCGCCAGCAGCAGTTCGGTGGCGCCACCGCGCAGCGCCGCGCTGCCCTTGCCGTGCTGCTGCGACCAGGCGATCCGGCCTTCTTCGACAGCGATTGTCCACTCGCCGGCTTCGCCCAGGCCGGGATCGGTGGCGTGCAGGTGCAGCGTGTCGCCCCCCTCGAGCGGAAGCGGCGCCCCCTGGCCGCCGGCCTGGATCGCGACCCGCTCCAGCCATTCGGTGATGCCGTCGGCGGCCACGCCGGGGTCCAGGGTGAACTCGCTGCCCAGCGCGATCGCCGCGTCGGCCCGATGCACCGCGACCTCGTGCAACCGGCGCCGGACCCACCAGTTCGCCGGGCGCGACCCGAGGAACGTCCAGACCGGTGTTTGGACCCCGGTCAGCTCGACGGCGTCGACCAGCCGCTGGGCCCCGCCGTGCAACCAGGCGATCGCGCCGGCGGGGTCGGGCGGCGGCTTGCCGCCCTCCACCGTGCGCGGGTCGAGGTAGCTGTCGACTTTGTCGCGCACGATCTGCGCCGCCCAGCGGTCGCCCCGGCCAACATGGCGGAACAGTTGCCGCAGGGTCCAGTCCGGGCAGGTGGGCACCGGCGTGGACTCGTCGGCATCCTGAAAAAGCTCCGCGAAGGCCCGGTTCTCGTCGAGGAATGCTCCGGCGTAGTCCACCCGCGTCAGGTTACCCGCCGGAACGGTCGCCCTCCGCTCCCGCGTGCCTCGCGATCATGATTGCGAGGCACGGCAGACTTGGACGTCAGGTTCGTTGAGGCATGCTGGGCGCCCGGATGACGCCGAATACTGTTGATCCCGAGCAATTTCGGGCTTGGCACTAGGGTCGCGGAGCGCCCAGGCGGTAGACCCGCCAGCCCGCCTGCTGCCAGCGCGCGACGTCCAGGCAATTGCGGCCGTCGACGATGACGCGGGCGCGCACCCGGTCGGCCAGGTCGTCGGGGTCCATGTCGACGAACTGGCGCCACTCGGTGAGCACCAGCACCGCATCCGCGCGCTCGCAGGCCTCTTCGACCGAGACCGCGTAGTTCAGCGTCGGGAACAGCCGCTGCGCGTTGTCCAGCGCCTTGGGGTCATAGACGTTGACCGCGGCGCCGTTGAGCTGCAGCTGACCCGCGACGTTGAGCGCGGGTGAGTCACGCACATCGTCGGATTCGGGCTTGAACGCCGCACCGAGCACCGCGATGTTGGCGCCCAGCAGCGAGCCACCGCAGGCCGCGCTGGCCAGTTCCACCATCCGGGTGCGGCGGCGCATGTTGATGCTGTCCACCTCGCGCAAAAACGTCAGCGCCTGGTCGGCGCCCAGCTCGCCGGCGCGCGCCATGAATGCGCGGATGTCCTTGGGCAGACATCCGCCGCCGAAACCCAAACCGGCATTGAGGAATTGGCGTCCGATCCGGGAGTCGTAGCCCAGCGCATCGGCCAGCAGGCTGACGTCGGCGCCGGCGGCCTCGCATACCTCGGAGATGGCGTTGATGAACGAAATCTTGGTTGCCAGAAAGGCATTGGCGGATACCTTGACCAGTTCCGCGGTCTGCAGATCCGTCAGCAGGAACGGCACCCCGGCGTCGAGCAGCGGTCCGTACAGCTCGCGCACCGCGGCCTCGGCACGCATCGAATCCTCTTTTACGCCCAGCACGATCCGGTCCGGGTGCAGGGTGTCCTGCACGGCGTAACCCTCGCGCAAAAACTCTGGGTTCCAGGCGATTTCGACGTCCACACCCGCCGGCGCCAGCGCGGCCGCTCGCTGGTTCAACTCGGCCGCGGTGCCCACCGGGACGGTCGACTTGCCAACCAGCACAGCCGACGTCGTCAGCCGCGGCACCAGCGCATCGATGACGGCGTACACGTGGCGCAGATCCGCGCCGTACTCGCCCTTCTTCTGCGGTGTGCCCACTCCGAGGAAGTGCACGTCGGCGAAGTCGGCCGCCATGTCGTAATCGGTGGTGAAGCGCAGCCGACCCGCGGCCAGGTTCTCCTTCAACAGCTTTCGCAGGCCTGGCTCGTAGAAGGGGATGTCACCCCCGGCCAGCTTGGCGACCTTGCCCGGGTCGATGTCGATCCCGAGCACGTCGTGTCCCAGTTCCGCCATCCCAACCGCATGGGTGGCGCCGAGGTAACCCGTGCCAAACACGGTGCATCGCATACAACCGGTGTAAGTGGTCGCCATGAGCTAATTGCATCGCGAGGTTGAGCGGGAGGCAAACGGCAGATGACAGGTGCCTGCCGTCAGGCCTCGTGGCGATCGCGAGCGCAGCGTAGCCGGCGAAGCGGTCGCCCCCATCACAACTAGTGGCGACCGAAGCCGCCGTGACCTCCACCGAAGCCGCCGTGACCGCCACCAAAGCCAGGAATTCCGGGGAAGCCGCCGCCACCGCCACCGTGCGGCCCTTCGTCACCACCGCCGTGGCCGCCCCCGGGGGGTCCACCGAAGCCAGGCCCACCGAGGCCCGGGATCGGCAGCGGAATGGGCACCGGGATCGGCGCCACCGCGGGCGGAGGAGGCGGCGGAGCCACCGGCGCCGGTGCGGGGGCCTCAGGCACCGGAATCGGAGCCGCCGGTGCGGGTGCGGGAGCCGCCGGTGCCGGGGCGGGCGCCGGCTGAGCCGCCTCGGGAGCGGGAGCCGGGGCGGGTGCCGCCGGCGCGGGCGCCTGTTCGGGAGCCGGAGCCGCGGGAGCCGGCGCGGGCCGGGTGGGCGCGACGACGACGTTCTGGTTCGGGTTCGGCCGGACGCTGGCCGTCGGCCGGATGGCAATGGCCAGTGACACCACCAGTGCCACCACGCCGATGACGAAGATTCCCGCCACCACGCTTCCCACCAGCCTGAACGAGCTGCGCTCGTGGTAGTCCGCGTCGACCAGCTCCGTCGCGGCGGTCTGCGAGCCGGTGAAGAACTCATCCGGGTCGTCGGGCACCGCGCTGTAGGCGAGCCCGTCGGCGCCGGCCTCGCCCGGTGTGTCGAAATAGCCCGGCGCCACGGCCAGCGGGTTGATCGCGCCGGTGCCGGGATCCTGCGCGTAGGCCAGGGCCGCGGTGGACGATGAGAACAGCGGGGCGTGCGCCGACGCCAGCGCCGCGCCGCGGGCCAGGGCGGTGTCCGGTTCCTCGGGCGCGGTCAGCGGCAGGGTGGTCGCCGCCTCCAGGGCGGGCTTGATCAGCGGGATGTCGATGCCGGAGCCGACGACGAATACGGCGTCCGGGCGGCTTTCCATGTTCTCCGCGCCGGAGACAAGACGGGTCAGCTCGGCCACGGCCGCCTCATCGTCGTCCGGGAGGACTTGGCGCCGGACATCGGAGATGGATCCGTCCGCGCTGTTGACCACCGCAAGCGTCGCGGTGTCGGGCTCGATGTAGAGCAACGCGGTCTGCGCGTAGTTGGTCTGGTGGCCGACCGCCTGGGCCAGCGCCGCCGCGGCCAGGAAGGCCGAGACGAGCATCACATTTTCGACTTTGTGGGCGGCCAGCTTGTCGCGCAGCGCGGCTGCCTCGAGGGGATCGGTGAACGTGACCCCGGTCGACGCCAGTTGGTAGCCGCCCTCTGTTGCGCCCTGACGCGTCCCCAAGATGGCCGAGACTACCTGGTCCGAGGCGGTTACCGTTGCTGCATCAGCGGCCGCGGCGACGTCGAAATTGTCTTCATCGACGGTCGCGCCGTCGCCGTTTTCCCCCTCGACCAGCACCATCCGGACTGCAGTCGGGGCCATCGACACGCCAAGTACGGTGTCCAAAGCTCCTCCAATAGTCGTTTGCTAGCCGATCACGGCCGGGGGCGCGCTCGTCGCACCATGTGATCGCGCGAAACGTCGCTGAGTCCCCAACCGTATTCCCCTAACGACCCGATTTTACGCGCGTTCGGCGTTCGGGTGGCGACCCGGGACGGAGCCGCGAGCGAGCTACGGCGACGGAATCTGCGTACCCAGGTGGCGGTGCAGCCAGTCATCCCAGTGTTGATGGTCACCGGAATGCGGCGGGGGTTGCGGCGGCGACGGCGCGGGGGCCTGCGGCGGGGCCGCAGGCACCTCCGACGGCGCGGGCGCCGGCGCGTTCGACGGCGGGGGCGGGCCCGGCGGACCGGCGTCCGGATTCTGCGGGGCGACGACGTTGGTGCTGACGTCGGGCTGCTGGTCCGCGTGCGGGCCGATGCCGAAGACCAGTGCCAGCGCCAATGCCACGAGGCCGCCGACGAAGACCGAGGTGACGGCGGCGATCATCAAGATCGACTTGCGGCTGCGCCGCTGCCGCGACTCGGCGGCCGGGTGGGCGTCGGAGGCCGGGTCGTCCACGGCGCTGTAGGCGAGTTCGACCGCAGCGGCCGACGAAGTCTGCGCGGCCGGCATCGAGACCGTGCGGGGCGCTCCCAGCTTCGCGTTCGCCGCGGCCAACGAGGCACCGCGCGCCAGGGCCATCTCGGGTTCCTCGGGGGTGGTGACCGACAGAGCGGTCGCGGCCTCGAGCGTCGGCTTGATCGACGGGATGTCCACCTCCGAGCCGACCAGAAACACCCCGTCGGCGCTCATCGACTCGGCGCCCGAGACCATCGAGGTCAGCTTCGCCAGTGCGGCGTCGTCGCTGCCCGGCAGTGCGTGCCGGTGTACGTCGGTGACGCTCCCGTTGGAGGTGTCGACGACCGCCAGTGTCGCGCTGCCCGGCTCGACGAGCAGCAACGCGGTGCGCGCCCAGTTGGTGGCGCTGCCCATGGCCTGCGCCAGCGCCGCGGCGGCCATGACCGCCGAGACCAGCATTACGTTCTCAATCTTGCGGGCCGCCAACACGTCTCGCAGCGCAGCCGCCTTGACGGGGTCGGTCCAGCTCACTCCGCTGGATCGGAGCCGGTACCCACCCTGGGCCGCGCTGTCGCGGGTGCCGAGGATGGCTGAGACGACGTGATTCGCTGCGGCGATGGGGGTTTCGTTGCCCGCGACGTCGAAACCGTCCTGGTCGACGGTCACCCCGCCGGCGGCCTCACCTTCGATGAGCACCATGCGGACCGTCTCAGGTGCCATAGACACGCCGAGTACGACGTCCATCGCTCCTCCAAATCGTCCAATTGGTTGCTGCGCCATGCCAGGACAGCCGCGTTGCCACCACGTCGGGGTCTCGCGCTCGAGTGTCAGCCGGACGTACGAAGAGTTCTGGCCGCGGCCACACCCCAATCCGCCAGCCTAGCGCGCCCGGTCAGACACGGGGGTGAAGTGCAACACGCTACCGACGGCCAAAGCCATGACCACCGCCGAAGCCGTGGCCGCCGAAGCCATGCCCCCCGCCGAAGCCGTGGCCGCCCCCGAAGCCGTGGCCCCCGCCGAACGGTCCGTGACCGCCACCGAAGGGGCCGCGGCCGCCGAAGGGCCCGTGGCCACCGCCCAGCCCGGGCACCGGTAGGCGGGGTGGCGGAACGAACACGGGCGGCGGCAGGACCGGTAGGGCCGGGGCGGCGGGAGGCGGCGGCGCGATGGGGCGCGGCGCGGCCAGCGGCCGCGGTGGTGCGATCTTGGGCTGAGCCTGCACCGGTGGCGCGGGGTTGACCGGGGCCGGCGTGGGGGCCGGGGCGACGATGTTCTCGTTGGGGCTGGGCCGTAATGCCACGGTCGGGCGAATGCTGATCGCCAGCGCGATTTCCAGCGCCACCACCGCGGCGATGAAGATCACCGCCAGCGAGCTGCTGACCAGCAAGAAAGACTTGCGCCGACGCGCGCGTTCGTCGAGACCGATGAGGGTTTTGGCGTCGGCGTCATCATCCGCCACGGCGCTGTAGGCGACGTTGGTCTTGCCCTTGTCGACATCGGCGGCCAGGGCCGCGATGTGGCTGCGATATTCGGGCTGATAACCGGGCAGCAGGCCGGGGTACTGTCCGGCGAGCACCAGCGGGTCGACCTCGCCGGTGCCCGGATCCAGCGCGTAGGCCAGCGCGGCCGTCGACGACGCGAATAGCGGGGCATTCGCCGACGCCAGCGCGGCCCCTCGCGCCAGCGCCATCTCCGGCTCGTCAGGCACGGACAACTCGAGCGAGGTCGCGGCCTCCAATACCGGCGTGATCAGCGGGATGTCGACGCCGGAGCCGACGAGAACCAGCCCTTCGGGGTGCGTTTCGAGCGCCTCGGCGCCGGAAGCCATGTCGACGAGTTCGGCTACCGCCTGGTCCTCGTCGTCCGGAAGGACTCTGCGGCGCACCTCCGAGACCGAGCCGTCAGCGGTGTCGACGACGGCCAGGGTTGCGCTGTAGGGCTCGACGAAGAGCATCGCGGTGCGTGCGTAGTTGGTGGCGTCGCCGACGGCCTGCGTCAGCGCGGCCGCGGCCATGAAGGCCGAGACCAGCATGACGTTTTCGACCTTGTGTGAAATCAGCGCATCGCGCAGCATCGCCGCTTCGACGTGATCGGTCCACGTCACACCCGTCGACAGCAGTTGGTAGCCGCCGTCGGTGGCACCTTCCCGGGTGCCGAGGATCGCCGAGATCACCTCCGTGGGGGCGGTGCCGGGCCTGGCGGTGCGCTGCGTGTCGACGTCGAAGTCCTCCTCGTCGACGGTGACACCGTCGGCGCTCTCGCCTTCGACCAGCACCATGCGCACCTTCGTCGGCGTCATCGAGACGCCAAGCACGATGCCCACCACCGCTTAAGCTCCCCCTGCCCAATTTGCTGTGTTGCTCGACACCCCCATCGGCAACACCGCTATCTACCGACCACCAGGAATTTCCTGCCACAGCAGATCAAGGGCCGCATGCCCGCACACATTGCTGGGCTGATGAAATTCTGGCGGTGAGGCGGCATTTTTTGGCCAGCCTCAATATCCCGACCCTACCCGTGTGAGCTCGCAGGGAGTCCGCGCGATTGCTGTGGGTTGGTTGGCAAACGGGTTAGCGGTGTCCGCCGCC
This window harbors:
- a CDS encoding maleylpyruvate isomerase family mycothiol-dependent enzyme — its product is MDYAGAFLDENRAFAELFQDADESTPVPTCPDWTLRQLFRHVGRGDRWAAQIVRDKVDSYLDPRTVEGGKPPPDPAGAIAWLHGGAQRLVDAVELTGVQTPVWTFLGSRPANWWVRRRLHEVAVHRADAAIALGSEFTLDPGVAADGITEWLERVAIQAGGQGAPLPLEGGDTLHLHATDPGLGEAGEWTIAVEEGRIAWSQQHGKGSAALRGGATELLLAILRRRPLSDTGVELFGDDAVWKRWLDRTPL
- a CDS encoding UDP-glucose dehydrogenase family protein, translating into MRCTVFGTGYLGATHAVGMAELGHDVLGIDIDPGKVAKLAGGDIPFYEPGLRKLLKENLAAGRLRFTTDYDMAADFADVHFLGVGTPQKKGEYGADLRHVYAVIDALVPRLTTSAVLVGKSTVPVGTAAELNQRAAALAPAGVDVEIAWNPEFLREGYAVQDTLHPDRIVLGVKEDSMRAEAAVRELYGPLLDAGVPFLLTDLQTAELVKVSANAFLATKISFINAISEVCEAAGADVSLLADALGYDSRIGRQFLNAGLGFGGGCLPKDIRAFMARAGELGADQALTFLREVDSINMRRRTRMVELASAACGGSLLGANIAVLGAAFKPESDDVRDSPALNVAGQLQLNGAAVNVYDPKALDNAQRLFPTLNYAVSVEEACERADAVLVLTEWRQFVDMDPDDLADRVRARVIVDGRNCLDVARWQQAGWRVYRLGAPRP
- the rfbA gene encoding glucose-1-phosphate thymidylyltransferase RfbA encodes the protein MRGIILAGGSGTRLHPITTGISKQLLPVYDKPMVYYPLSTLMMAGIRDILVITTPHDAPGFQRLLADGSQFGVNITYVTQENPDGLAQAFVLGADHIGNESVALVLGDNIFYGPGLGTSLSRFQSISGGAVFAYWVANPSAYGVVEFSDDGRALSLEEKPKTPKSNYAVPGLYFYDNDVIEIAKGLKKSARGEYEITEVNQIYLNRGRLSVEVMARGTAWLDTGTFDSLLDASDFVRTLERRQGLKVSVPEEVAWRRGWITDEKLAERAHGLLKSGYGGYLLDLLERSRFH
- a CDS encoding nuclear transport factor 2 family protein — protein: MTTSEIATVLAWHDALDTADIDTLTALSSDDIEIGDAHGAAQGHEALRNWASSHRTNTQLGQMYVHDGVVVVEQKLGSADGPGEATNALAFRVVHDHVTSVFRHDSLASALAATELTESDAVE
- a CDS encoding YibE/F family protein, with the translated sequence MTHSHSHSMPSGPSAVDPLPARVVVGLLIAIGVAVAVGAIVLWPSRQHVDIPMPLQNAAGGAVSTQAGHVLSSGTGDCGSPSVSQVLTGAPQQATPGAGRCVLTQVSIDSGPNAGAQTLLESSPGPGQPKFAVGDHIRLVRQVDDQGATSYAFYDFERGWALVGLAIAFAVVIVAVARWRGLLALVGIVVAFLVLVMFLLPALRDGAPAVPVALVASAAILYAVIYLAHGVSLRTSAALLGTLSALLLAAGLSWAAIQLAQLTGLSDEQNSTVSAYLGNVSIGGLLLAGFIIGSLGVLNDVTVTQASTVFELAHLGGTRRAIFLGAIRVGRDHIASTVYTLVLAYAGSSLPLLLLFSVANRSLTDVLTSESVAIEIARSAVGGMALALSVPLTTAIAAVLAKPSESGSAPTDPADSRRSRT
- a CDS encoding DUF7159 family protein; the protein is MVGIVLGVSMTPTKVRMVLVEGESADGVTVDEEDFDVDTQRTARPGTAPTEVISAILGTREGATDGGYQLLSTGVTWTDHVEAAMLRDALISHKVENVMLVSAFMAAAALTQAVGDATNYARTAMLFVEPYSATLAVVDTADGSVSEVRRRVLPDDEDQAVAELVDMASGAEALETHPEGLVLVGSGVDIPLITPVLEAATSLELSVPDEPEMALARGAALASANAPLFASSTAALAYALDPGTGEVDPLVLAGQYPGLLPGYQPEYRSHIAALAADVDKGKTNVAYSAVADDDADAKTLIGLDERARRRKSFLLVSSSLAVIFIAAVVALEIALAISIRPTVALRPSPNENIVAPAPTPAPVNPAPPVQAQPKIAPPRPLAAPRPIAPPPPAAPALPVLPPPVFVPPPRLPVPGLGGGHGPFGGRGPFGGGHGPFGGGHGFGGGHGFGGGHGFGGHGFGGGHGFGRR
- a CDS encoding DUF7159 family protein, producing the protein MDVVLGVSMAPETVRMVLIEGEAAGGVTVDQDGFDVAGNETPIAAANHVVSAILGTRDSAAQGGYRLRSSGVSWTDPVKAAALRDVLAARKIENVMLVSAVMAAAALAQAMGSATNWARTALLLVEPGSATLAVVDTSNGSVTDVHRHALPGSDDAALAKLTSMVSGAESMSADGVFLVGSEVDIPSIKPTLEAATALSVTTPEEPEMALARGASLAAANAKLGAPRTVSMPAAQTSSAAAVELAYSAVDDPASDAHPAAESRQRRSRKSILMIAAVTSVFVGGLVALALALVFGIGPHADQQPDVSTNVVAPQNPDAGPPGPPPPSNAPAPAPSEVPAAPPQAPAPSPPQPPPHSGDHQHWDDWLHRHLGTQIPSP
- a CDS encoding DUF7159 family protein, which gives rise to MDTVLGVSMAPTAVRMVLVEGENGDGATVDEDNFDVAAAADAATVTASDQVVSAILGTRQGATEGGYQLASTGVTFTDPLEAAALRDKLAAHKVENVMLVSAFLAAAALAQAVGHQTNYAQTALLYIEPDTATLAVVNSADGSISDVRRQVLPDDDEAAVAELTRLVSGAENMESRPDAVFVVGSGIDIPLIKPALEAATTLPLTAPEEPDTALARGAALASAHAPLFSSSTAALAYAQDPGTGAINPLAVAPGYFDTPGEAGADGLAYSAVPDDPDEFFTGSQTAATELVDADYHERSSFRLVGSVVAGIFVIGVVALVVSLAIAIRPTASVRPNPNQNVVVAPTRPAPAPAAPAPEQAPAPAAPAPAPAPEAAQPAPAPAPAAPAPAPAAPIPVPEAPAPAPVAPPPPPPAVAPIPVPIPLPIPGLGGPGFGGPPGGGHGGGDEGPHGGGGGGFPGIPGFGGGHGGFGGGHGGFGRH